A genomic segment from Desulfurispirillum indicum S5 encodes:
- a CDS encoding aminotransferase class I/II-fold pyridoxal phosphate-dependent enzyme — protein MLERWQIQLEQQRQQGLYRQPPTVRQRCGKILVMDDGSRLLNFASNNYLGLGCDPVLANRVARHFERLGSSASSSRLVCAAYSAIARAEEALARYFGYESAIILPSGYQANLTLVSTLFAYQDVIFFDKRIHASMVKGLQLSEASFHGYNHNSMEHLQRRMEQRGCPGRNAVVTEALFSMDGDRLPVEGLNALKTHWQFLCVVDEAHSFGVLGPGGRGLGAGVADIATGTLGKAMGLFGAFLLLPHVVREYLLNFGSGLIYSTSLPEAHGAAVLEMLELLENSEPRRQHLAWLADTMKAALEREGFEVAGDAHILALQVGEEHRARELAQAMGRRGILCFAARYPTVPLGQAILRISLSALHDEQDIRQFIQTLKEAWHETGQETQTTLRNRNGH, from the coding sequence ATGCTTGAGCGCTGGCAGATACAGCTAGAGCAGCAGCGCCAGCAGGGGCTCTACCGGCAACCGCCGACGGTGCGGCAGCGCTGTGGCAAGATCCTGGTGATGGATGACGGCTCCCGGCTGCTCAACTTCGCTTCCAACAACTATCTGGGGCTTGGTTGCGATCCGGTGCTGGCGAACCGCGTGGCCCGTCATTTCGAACGCCTGGGCAGCAGCGCCTCCTCCTCGCGCCTGGTGTGCGCCGCCTACTCTGCCATTGCCCGTGCCGAAGAGGCACTGGCTCGCTATTTCGGCTACGAAAGCGCCATCATTCTGCCCAGTGGCTACCAGGCGAACCTGACACTGGTTTCCACGCTTTTTGCGTATCAGGATGTGATTTTTTTTGATAAACGTATACATGCCAGCATGGTCAAAGGTCTGCAGCTGAGCGAAGCCAGCTTTCACGGCTACAACCACAATTCCATGGAGCACCTGCAGCGCCGCATGGAGCAGCGGGGCTGCCCCGGACGCAACGCCGTTGTCACCGAGGCGCTCTTCAGCATGGATGGAGACCGGTTGCCGGTGGAGGGGCTGAATGCGCTGAAAACCCACTGGCAGTTCCTGTGCGTGGTGGACGAGGCGCACTCCTTTGGAGTCCTCGGCCCTGGTGGCCGGGGTCTGGGCGCGGGGGTGGCGGACATTGCCACCGGAACCCTGGGCAAGGCCATGGGCCTGTTTGGCGCCTTTCTCCTGCTGCCCCATGTGGTGCGGGAGTATCTGCTGAACTTTGGCTCGGGGCTGATCTACTCCACCTCGCTGCCCGAAGCCCATGGGGCGGCCGTACTGGAGATGCTGGAGCTGCTGGAGAACAGTGAGCCCCGGCGGCAGCACCTGGCATGGCTGGCAGATACCATGAAAGCAGCTCTGGAGCGGGAGGGCTTTGAGGTTGCGGGCGACGCCCACATTCTGGCCCTGCAGGTGGGCGAGGAGCATCGGGCCCGGGAGTTGGCCCAGGCCATGGGCCGGCGCGGTATCCTCTGTTTTGCGGCCCGCTATCCCACGGTACCCCTGGGACAGGCCATTCTGCGCATCAGCCTCAGCGCCCTGCACGATGAGCAGGACATACGACAGTTTATACAGACCCTCAAGGAGGCATGGCATGAAACTGGACAGGAAACCCAAACGACTCTTCGTAACCGGAACGGACACTGA
- the bioD gene encoding dethiobiotin synthase produces the protein MKLDRKPKRLFVTGTDTDVGKTVVSLMLMHYFTAQGRSPFYIKPIQTGCAHPHDQESDARFVWEHLQTAQPVDPAASVLYCFSPAKAPWFAARHGAAAIDIDEITSFVAQREAEHDPVIIEGAGGVMVPVTEELLMLDLMEDLEAAPLIVARAGLGTINHTLLSIEAVRQRWSKPLGVVLVDAADPATESSMIIENVEAIERFSDVPVLGVIPRLESFASYPAELEGLLASIDARLFA, from the coding sequence ATGAAACTGGACAGGAAACCCAAACGACTCTTCGTAACCGGAACGGACACTGACGTGGGCAAAACCGTGGTCAGCCTGATGCTCATGCACTACTTCACGGCCCAGGGTCGTTCGCCTTTCTATATCAAGCCGATTCAGACCGGCTGCGCTCACCCCCACGACCAGGAGAGTGACGCCCGCTTCGTGTGGGAGCACCTGCAGACGGCACAACCCGTGGACCCCGCCGCCAGCGTGCTCTACTGCTTCTCTCCCGCCAAAGCGCCCTGGTTTGCCGCCCGCCATGGCGCGGCTGCCATTGATATTGATGAAATCACGTCCTTCGTGGCCCAGCGGGAAGCCGAACACGACCCTGTCATCATCGAAGGTGCCGGGGGCGTCATGGTGCCCGTCACCGAAGAACTGTTGATGCTGGACCTGATGGAAGACCTGGAGGCGGCTCCCCTGATCGTGGCCCGGGCGGGGCTGGGAACCATCAACCATACCCTGTTGAGCATAGAAGCCGTGCGTCAGCGCTGGAGCAAGCCCCTGGGCGTGGTGCTGGTGGATGCGGCCGACCCGGCGACGGAATCGTCCATGATCATCGAAAACGTCGAGGCCATCGAGCGTTTCAGCGATGTGCCGGTGCTGGGAGTGATTCCGCGACTGGAGAGCTTTGCCAGCTATCCCGCCGAACTTGAGGGCCTGCTGGCATCCATCGACGCGCGATTGTTCGCCTGA
- the hemL gene encoding glutamate-1-semialdehyde 2,1-aminomutase, whose protein sequence is MNSKQLFEQARQYIPGGVNSPVRAFASVGTDPVFIDSAFGSKIKDAEGKEYIDYVGSWGPMILGHGYPDVVDALLRQMVRGISYGAPTELEVELARMVCERVPSVEMVRMVNSGTEATMSAIRLARGYTRRDKIVKFEGCYHGHSDGLLVKAGSGALTFGVPTSPGVPADYAKHTLTATFNDLASVEELFKAHPEDIACVILEPVPGNMGVIHPDKAFMSGLRQLTEKYGSLLIFDEVMSGFRLSPSGYQGLNPDVQPDLSTYGKVIGGGLPVGAYGGKKAIMEMISPAGPVYQAGTLSGNPLAMVAGIQTLKATAREGFYTELDARSAQLSQAMSAILKEVGIPHVLNQLGSMFTIFFTEQASVNNFADAVTSDTKRFGAFFRAMLENGVYLPASQFEACFMGGAHSDKDIDATLEACRKAAKAL, encoded by the coding sequence ATGAATTCAAAACAGCTCTTCGAACAGGCCCGCCAGTATATCCCCGGTGGAGTGAACTCCCCCGTGCGCGCCTTCGCCTCCGTGGGCACCGATCCCGTTTTCATCGACTCGGCTTTTGGCTCCAAGATCAAGGACGCCGAAGGCAAGGAATATATCGACTACGTGGGTTCCTGGGGCCCCATGATCCTGGGCCACGGCTACCCCGACGTGGTGGACGCCCTGCTGCGCCAGATGGTGCGTGGCATCAGTTACGGCGCCCCCACCGAACTGGAAGTGGAGCTGGCTCGCATGGTCTGCGAGCGTGTGCCCTCCGTGGAAATGGTGCGCATGGTCAACAGCGGCACCGAAGCCACCATGAGCGCCATTCGCCTGGCCCGTGGCTACACCAGGCGCGACAAGATCGTCAAGTTTGAAGGCTGCTACCACGGTCACAGCGATGGCCTGCTGGTGAAAGCCGGCAGCGGCGCCCTGACCTTCGGCGTCCCCACCAGCCCCGGCGTTCCCGCCGACTACGCCAAACACACCCTCACGGCCACCTTCAATGACCTCGCCTCGGTGGAAGAGCTCTTCAAGGCCCACCCCGAAGACATCGCCTGCGTGATCCTCGAACCCGTCCCCGGCAACATGGGCGTTATCCATCCCGACAAAGCCTTCATGTCCGGCCTGCGCCAGCTGACGGAAAAATACGGCAGCCTGCTGATCTTTGACGAAGTCATGAGCGGCTTCCGCCTCAGCCCCAGCGGTTATCAGGGCCTCAACCCCGACGTGCAGCCCGATCTGAGCACCTACGGCAAGGTCATCGGCGGCGGACTGCCCGTGGGCGCCTACGGTGGCAAAAAAGCCATCATGGAGATGATCAGCCCCGCCGGCCCCGTCTATCAGGCCGGAACCCTCTCAGGCAACCCCCTGGCCATGGTAGCCGGCATCCAGACTCTCAAGGCCACGGCCCGCGAAGGTTTCTACACCGAACTCGATGCCAGAAGCGCCCAGCTGAGCCAGGCCATGAGCGCCATCCTCAAGGAAGTCGGCATCCCCCACGTCCTCAACCAGCTGGGCAGCATGTTCACCATCTTCTTCACCGAACAGGCCAGCGTGAACAATTTTGCCGACGCCGTCACCTCCGACACCAAGCGCTTTGGCGCCTTCTTCCGCGCCATGCTGGAAAACGGCGTCTACCTGCCCGCCAGCCAGTTTGAAGCCTGCTTCATGGGCGGCGCGCACAGTGACAAGGACATCGACGCCACCCTCGAAGCGTGCCGCAAGGCGGCCAAGGCGCTGTGA
- the ftsY gene encoding signal recognition particle-docking protein FtsY, whose protein sequence is MAFLKKIFSRSDSAETPASPEAPQQTEALPTEDETVTSGGVFARLKSRLSRTSSALTQRIEALVPGKTTIDDEYLDELEEVFLSADVGVKTTMEIMDLVRENVGRSLKVPGDIQPFLRREIGRMISLPAKAETEPAKPHVILVIGVNGSGKTTTTGKLAHKFIGQGKKVVLAAADTFRAAAIEQLAMWAERTGAHIVKHQHGADPSAVAYDATKAALSRHADVLLIDTAGRLHTKSNLMDELSKIERVIGRDIPGAPHETWLVLDGTTGQNALNQARQFLQSVKITGFVLTKLDSTSKGGAIIGIIRELGVPVRYIGIGEGVEDLQEFDAESFVDAIFGVSPSAACEKEEKHV, encoded by the coding sequence GTGGCTTTTCTGAAAAAAATATTTTCCCGCAGCGACTCCGCTGAAACCCCTGCCTCCCCTGAAGCTCCCCAGCAAACGGAAGCTCTTCCCACAGAAGATGAAACTGTCACATCGGGCGGCGTGTTCGCGCGCCTGAAGAGTCGCCTCAGTCGCACCAGCTCGGCGCTGACCCAGCGCATTGAGGCTCTGGTTCCCGGCAAGACCACCATCGATGACGAATACCTGGATGAGCTGGAAGAGGTCTTCCTCAGCGCCGATGTGGGGGTAAAGACCACCATGGAAATCATGGACCTGGTGCGTGAGAATGTGGGCCGGAGCCTGAAGGTTCCCGGAGATATCCAGCCCTTTCTACGCCGTGAGATCGGCCGCATGATCAGTCTGCCGGCAAAGGCAGAGACCGAACCTGCCAAACCCCATGTGATCCTGGTGATCGGGGTGAATGGTTCGGGCAAGACCACCACCACGGGAAAACTGGCCCACAAGTTCATCGGTCAGGGCAAAAAGGTGGTGCTGGCGGCGGCTGACACCTTCCGCGCCGCCGCCATCGAGCAGCTGGCCATGTGGGCCGAGCGCACCGGTGCCCATATTGTCAAACACCAGCATGGTGCCGACCCCTCCGCCGTGGCCTACGACGCCACTAAGGCGGCTCTCTCCCGCCACGCCGACGTGCTCCTGATCGATACGGCGGGGCGACTGCACACCAAGAGCAACCTCATGGACGAGCTGAGCAAGATTGAACGGGTGATCGGTCGCGATATCCCCGGCGCTCCCCACGAAACCTGGCTGGTGCTGGATGGTACCACCGGGCAGAACGCCCTGAACCAGGCGCGCCAGTTTCTGCAGTCGGTGAAAATCACCGGCTTTGTCCTCACCAAGCTCGACAGCACCTCCAAGGGCGGTGCTATCATCGGCATCATCCGCGAACTGGGCGTCCCCGTGCGCTACATCGGCATCGGTGAAGGCGTGGAGGATCTGCAGGAGTTTGACGCCGAAAGCTTTGTGGACGCGATTTTTGGAGTATCACCCTCAGCAGCCTGCGAAAAGGAAGAAAAACATGTTTGA
- the queD gene encoding 6-carboxytetrahydropterin synthase QueD: MFELKVTEEFASAHNLRDYQGKCENIHGHNYVVNLYVRGEKLQHNEMLVDFKVMKTCLREVMEYLDHKYLNDVPPFDQWNPTGENIARYVYQECKRLLAEQGVANATVWKVEVYETSTSSATYWE, encoded by the coding sequence ATGTTTGAACTGAAAGTGACAGAAGAGTTTGCCAGCGCCCATAATCTGCGGGACTACCAGGGCAAGTGCGAGAATATACACGGCCATAACTACGTGGTGAACCTCTATGTGCGTGGCGAAAAGCTGCAGCACAACGAAATGCTGGTGGACTTCAAGGTGATGAAAACCTGTCTGCGGGAGGTCATGGAGTACCTGGATCACAAATACCTGAATGATGTTCCTCCCTTTGACCAGTGGAACCCCACCGGCGAGAATATCGCCCGCTATGTCTATCAGGAGTGCAAACGCCTGCTGGCGGAGCAGGGGGTGGCCAACGCCACCGTCTGGAAGGTGGAGGTGTACGAAACCAGCACCTCCAGCGCTACCTACTGGGAGTAG
- a CDS encoding HAMP domain-containing methyl-accepting chemotaxis protein — protein sequence MFKNLRASAKLGGGFGLILAITLAIGGIAYLSLHTVQQGADTASAMNRAAIELYDSARNVLRFALFENPEFANTAELQMESSREQIEGILRTHQSTALRSSLTDIQGIQRSFQEYQRLLEQEAQTFDQLGALAIQLREEAQQISDYLLPTITQMLAATNNPAQIRSLLNILHTEGQLVENIYRMRFYVERFDNHQDEQYLDEARSSLQQSFSNIDTLLAWSQQNSINSTLLARMEATREQIQRYRPLLQQWSGEKELLLQSLGILRQDIDRVAGSIDEALNAIDQYMDAEVQRADAILIIGIIVAMLLGVFLAISITRMFVGPLHLSMAFAREIAAGNLDTSLPLNQRDEIGQLAQALNEMITNLRDMILNIRRSADGVASASEELSSSSTQMSAGMNVQAESVSQIASAAMEMSQTVGEVTRNISDIRESSVEALSQARRGGQIVQQSTREMEAIANEAEEASSAARSLEEKAARVEEVIQVINDIADQTNLLALNAAIEAARAGDAGRGFAVVADEVRKLAERSTESTQEIISIVQSIQGGVNQVTSAMATVNEKSQSGNQLAQQTDSAFVEILGGMESLQQLIEQNVAAMEQMSTAADQISGDIQNISAAAEETAQASEEVGHASSDLARLAMDVQDHLSVFRIGDDAAPAKAPGLPPATGTRKHKNTHND from the coding sequence ATGTTCAAGAATCTGCGCGCCAGCGCCAAGCTGGGTGGTGGCTTCGGCCTTATTCTCGCTATTACTCTCGCCATCGGAGGTATCGCCTACCTGTCCCTCCACACGGTGCAGCAAGGTGCCGATACCGCTTCAGCCATGAATCGGGCCGCCATTGAACTCTACGACTCAGCCCGCAACGTCCTGCGCTTTGCCCTTTTCGAAAACCCGGAATTCGCCAACACAGCAGAACTGCAGATGGAAAGCAGCCGCGAGCAGATAGAAGGCATTCTTCGCACACACCAGTCCACTGCCCTGCGCAGCTCCCTGACCGATATCCAGGGAATTCAGCGCAGCTTCCAGGAGTACCAGCGCCTCCTGGAGCAGGAGGCGCAAACATTTGACCAGCTGGGGGCTCTGGCAATCCAGCTGCGCGAGGAAGCCCAGCAGATCAGCGACTATCTGCTGCCCACCATCACCCAGATGCTGGCTGCCACCAATAATCCTGCTCAGATCCGTTCCCTGCTGAACATTCTCCACACCGAAGGCCAACTGGTGGAAAACATCTATCGCATGCGCTTCTACGTGGAGCGCTTTGACAATCATCAGGACGAGCAGTACCTCGACGAGGCCCGTTCGTCTTTGCAGCAAAGCTTCAGCAATATCGACACCCTTCTTGCCTGGTCGCAGCAGAACAGCATCAACAGCACCCTGCTGGCACGCATGGAAGCTACCCGCGAGCAAATCCAGCGATATCGGCCTCTCCTGCAACAGTGGTCGGGAGAGAAGGAGCTGCTGTTGCAGTCACTGGGCATCCTGCGCCAGGATATCGACCGCGTTGCAGGCTCTATCGACGAAGCCCTGAACGCCATCGACCAGTACATGGATGCCGAGGTGCAAAGGGCTGACGCTATCCTCATTATCGGCATCATCGTCGCCATGCTGCTGGGAGTTTTCCTGGCGATATCCATCACCCGCATGTTCGTCGGCCCCCTGCATCTCAGCATGGCCTTCGCCCGTGAAATTGCCGCTGGCAACCTTGACACCAGCCTGCCCCTGAACCAGCGCGATGAAATCGGTCAGCTGGCCCAGGCCCTGAACGAAATGATCACCAATCTGCGCGACATGATCCTCAATATCCGACGTTCCGCCGATGGGGTCGCTTCAGCCAGTGAGGAGCTCAGCAGTTCTTCCACCCAGATGAGCGCCGGCATGAACGTCCAGGCGGAAAGCGTTTCCCAGATTGCCTCCGCTGCCATGGAAATGTCCCAGACGGTCGGGGAGGTGACCCGCAACATTTCCGATATCCGCGAAAGTTCAGTGGAAGCCCTGAGCCAGGCCCGCCGCGGTGGGCAGATCGTCCAGCAGTCTACCCGCGAGATGGAAGCCATTGCCAATGAGGCAGAAGAGGCCTCCAGCGCAGCTCGCTCCCTGGAAGAAAAAGCAGCACGGGTGGAAGAGGTCATCCAGGTCATCAACGACATCGCCGACCAGACCAACCTGCTGGCTCTCAACGCGGCCATAGAGGCGGCCCGCGCCGGCGACGCCGGCAGAGGCTTCGCCGTGGTGGCCGACGAAGTGCGTAAACTGGCCGAACGCAGCACGGAATCCACCCAGGAGATCATCAGCATCGTCCAGAGCATTCAGGGTGGAGTCAACCAGGTCACCAGCGCCATGGCCACCGTCAATGAAAAATCCCAGAGCGGCAATCAGCTTGCCCAGCAAACCGACAGCGCTTTCGTGGAAATCCTGGGAGGAATGGAAAGCCTGCAGCAGCTGATTGAGCAGAATGTGGCCGCCATGGAGCAGATGTCAACCGCCGCCGATCAGATCAGCGGCGACATTCAGAACATCTCCGCCGCCGCCGAGGAAACCGCCCAGGCGTCGGAAGAAGTGGGTCACGCCTCCAGCGACCTGGCCCGCCTGGCCATGGATGTCCAGGATCACCTGAGTGTCTTCCGCATCGGCGACGACGCCGCACCAGCCAAAGCACCCGGACTGCCTCCCGCCACCGGCACACGGAAGCACAAGAATACCCACAACGACTGA
- a CDS encoding chemotaxis protein CheW has protein sequence METNTAQPPHTGEIIEFQLHHRSADNVCVPVHYGIDVSHVREIIKVPASTPLPEAHPSILGIFHLREHIIPLINLAHWLKAEAGSPAEEKRVIVTQFQEGFHGFLVDAVNRIYQVCPEHLESTASFQQTGQRESITSVIRMDDRLIMMLDFESIIRDTSL, from the coding sequence ATGGAGACAAACACCGCCCAGCCACCCCACACCGGCGAGATCATTGAATTTCAGCTGCACCACCGCAGCGCTGACAATGTCTGCGTGCCCGTGCACTACGGCATTGATGTCAGCCATGTGCGGGAAATCATCAAAGTTCCCGCTTCCACACCACTTCCCGAAGCCCATCCCAGTATTCTCGGCATCTTTCACCTGCGCGAGCATATCATCCCCCTGATCAACCTGGCCCACTGGCTGAAGGCTGAAGCAGGGAGCCCGGCAGAGGAGAAAAGGGTCATCGTCACGCAATTCCAGGAGGGATTCCACGGATTTCTGGTGGATGCGGTCAACCGCATCTACCAGGTTTGCCCGGAACATCTGGAATCGACAGCCAGCTTCCAGCAGACGGGGCAGCGGGAGAGCATAACCTCCGTTATTCGCATGGATGATCGACTGATCATGATGCTGGACTTTGAATCCATCATCAGGGACACCAGCCTATGA
- a CDS encoding HD-GYP domain-containing protein, with amino-acid sequence MRKATLSSRNCLLQLAQITRHHEPLTILHLKRVRYFTQALTQELLRLELRRLTPEHACRIMELSYIHDIGKVCIPGTILHKEDFLTTQERHLIQQHPTIGSYLVDDICRSMDLQTYTTARDIVLYHHERFDGRGYPHGLCAEAIPIGARIVALADVYDALSSPRSYKPAYERRACRDIIVEQSGQQFDPVVVSAFLNIEAKLWRIHQQIGCTPSTQAGSALFPPHQQEE; translated from the coding sequence TTGCGAAAAGCAACGCTCAGCAGCCGCAACTGCCTGCTCCAGCTGGCGCAGATCACCCGCCACCATGAGCCGCTGACCATCCTCCACCTGAAGCGGGTGCGGTACTTCACGCAGGCTCTGACCCAGGAGCTGCTGCGCCTGGAGCTGCGCAGGCTGACGCCGGAACACGCCTGTCGCATCATGGAGCTCTCGTATATTCACGACATCGGCAAGGTGTGCATACCCGGAACCATCCTGCACAAGGAGGATTTCCTGACCACGCAGGAGCGCCACCTGATCCAGCAGCACCCCACCATCGGCAGCTACCTGGTGGATGACATCTGCCGCAGCATGGATCTGCAGACCTACACCACCGCGCGGGATATCGTCCTCTATCACCATGAGCGTTTTGATGGACGCGGATACCCCCACGGACTGTGCGCTGAAGCCATTCCCATAGGCGCCCGCATAGTCGCCCTGGCCGACGTGTACGATGCCCTCAGCAGCCCGCGGAGCTACAAACCCGCCTATGAACGCCGGGCCTGCCGCGACATCATCGTCGAGCAGTCAGGCCAGCAGTTCGACCCTGTCGTTGTCAGTGCCTTTCTCAATATTGAAGCGAAACTCTGGCGCATTCACCAGCAAATCGGCTGTACGCCCTCCACCCAGGCAGGCAGCGCCCTTTTTCCACCACACCAGCAGGAGGAGTAA
- a CDS encoding XRE family transcriptional regulator: protein MLNQRLRELRKMLGLTQGEFAFHVGTSPGYVSEAEQGKKVPGGEILRRICEKLNANINWLLTGSGDMFLEGHAGSLPSGSAPVRTTEYDFVSVTPYRAWESQSHGACVWQMDAHSILWLYRPWIECHLRISKEVVWSLCMQGDNMDPTLRAGDILLVDGSCKEVAIEGIYLICCDGMHAVRRVQRMGSTLTLSNDNSAYRDTDLDVSRKGLEIIGRVVARLAAL from the coding sequence ATGCTAAATCAACGACTTCGTGAACTCCGCAAAATGCTTGGGCTCACCCAGGGTGAATTTGCCTTCCACGTAGGAACTTCACCGGGCTATGTCAGTGAAGCTGAGCAGGGAAAAAAAGTTCCTGGTGGAGAAATTCTTCGGCGGATCTGCGAAAAATTGAATGCCAATATCAACTGGCTGCTGACGGGAAGTGGCGATATGTTTCTCGAGGGGCACGCGGGGAGCCTGCCCTCTGGGTCAGCGCCTGTGCGGACGACGGAGTATGATTTTGTCAGCGTGACGCCCTATCGTGCCTGGGAAAGCCAGAGCCATGGGGCCTGTGTGTGGCAGATGGACGCGCACTCGATATTGTGGCTCTACCGCCCGTGGATCGAGTGTCACCTGAGAATCAGCAAGGAGGTCGTCTGGTCACTGTGTATGCAGGGTGACAATATGGACCCCACGTTGCGGGCTGGAGATATTCTGCTGGTGGACGGAAGCTGCAAGGAAGTCGCGATAGAGGGCATTTACCTGATCTGCTGTGATGGCATGCATGCCGTTCGCAGGGTGCAGCGCATGGGCTCCACCCTGACCCTCTCCAACGATAATTCTGCTTACCGGGATACTGACCTGGATGTTTCCCGTAAGGGCCTGGAAATTATCGGTCGCGTGGTGGCTCGATTGGCGGCGCTCTGA
- a CDS encoding DUF481 domain-containing protein, with protein sequence MLRNRFLLATSLAFAFTQASPALAGWSGKNGWSGQAEVGGLFARGNTDADTLNAKSRMRFEEESWRYTVQLEALNRAEDGTTTAERYLGSGQADWKFTNNDYLFGVVRYEKDRFKGYDYQLSEAVGYGRRLLDGPTHELDAEIGAGARQVKMLSGERDREAIIRGALSWKWRMTDSTRLGEDLLIQSGADNTEIESVLSLTTQMHRQLAVRLSFTVKHQTDVPPNKENTDTITAISLVYDLW encoded by the coding sequence ATGCTGCGAAACCGATTCCTGCTTGCCACAAGTCTGGCCTTTGCATTCACCCAGGCTTCCCCGGCCCTGGCCGGGTGGAGCGGCAAGAACGGCTGGAGCGGACAGGCAGAAGTGGGCGGGCTCTTTGCCCGCGGCAATACGGACGCCGACACCCTCAACGCCAAATCCCGAATGCGTTTTGAAGAGGAGTCCTGGCGCTACACCGTGCAACTGGAAGCCCTGAACCGCGCCGAAGATGGCACCACCACCGCCGAACGCTATCTGGGCAGCGGCCAGGCCGACTGGAAATTCACCAATAACGACTACCTCTTCGGCGTGGTGCGCTATGAGAAAGATCGCTTCAAGGGCTACGATTACCAACTCTCGGAAGCAGTGGGCTATGGTCGTCGCCTGCTGGACGGGCCCACCCATGAGCTGGACGCGGAAATAGGCGCCGGTGCCAGGCAGGTGAAAATGCTCAGTGGCGAACGCGACCGTGAGGCCATCATCCGTGGAGCACTCTCCTGGAAGTGGCGCATGACGGACAGCACTCGCCTTGGCGAAGACCTGCTGATCCAGTCCGGCGCCGATAACACGGAAATCGAGTCGGTCCTGTCGCTGACCACCCAGATGCACCGGCAGCTTGCCGTGCGTCTGTCGTTCACGGTAAAGCATCAGACCGATGTGCCCCCCAACAAGGAAAACACCGACACTATCACCGCCATCAGTCTCGTCTATGACCTCTGGTGA
- a CDS encoding tRNA1(Val) (adenine(37)-N6)-methyltransferase → MEYTHDTIYAKHVRVKQYRDGYRFGIDPVLLARFTPVASRRRVLDIGTGSGVIPLLLAYLYGVQALHAVELQPELADLARENFRENQVNVDLFEGNFLEYEPAEAFDYIFSNPPYRKHSSGEMATGQRRLARHESLMTLEQMIAHASPMLRGGGSLSLVILTERFAELTQYLRRHNLEPKRARFVHSTLTAGSRICLVEAKKGARPGMEVEGPLIVYADAGSQTYTAECRHLLWEDGKAPV, encoded by the coding sequence ATGGAGTATACACATGACACCATTTACGCTAAGCATGTTCGCGTGAAGCAATACCGCGATGGATATCGTTTTGGGATAGATCCGGTTTTACTGGCCCGCTTTACGCCGGTGGCTTCCCGCAGGCGGGTGCTGGATATAGGTACGGGTTCCGGAGTTATTCCCCTGCTGCTGGCCTATCTGTACGGTGTGCAGGCTCTGCACGCGGTGGAGCTGCAGCCGGAACTGGCTGATCTGGCCAGGGAGAACTTTCGGGAAAACCAGGTAAACGTGGATCTGTTTGAGGGGAATTTTCTGGAGTACGAACCAGCAGAGGCCTTTGATTATATCTTTTCCAATCCGCCCTATCGCAAACACTCCAGTGGTGAGATGGCAACGGGCCAGCGGCGGTTGGCCCGCCACGAGAGCCTGATGACCCTGGAGCAGATGATCGCCCACGCCTCTCCCATGCTGCGGGGCGGGGGCAGCCTTTCCCTGGTGATTCTGACCGAGCGCTTCGCCGAGCTGACCCAGTATCTGCGTCGCCACAACCTGGAGCCCAAGCGAGCGCGCTTTGTTCACTCCACCCTGACGGCGGGCAGCCGCATCTGTCTGGTGGAGGCCAAGAAAGGGGCAAGGCCGGGGATGGAGGTGGAAGGGCCCCTGATCGTCTACGCCGATGCCGGCAGCCAGACCTATACCGCGGAGTGCCGGCACCTGTTGTGGGAGGACGGCAAAGCGCCGGTGTGA